The Arachis hypogaea cultivar Tifrunner chromosome 19, arahy.Tifrunner.gnm2.J5K5, whole genome shotgun sequence genome has a window encoding:
- the LOC112777687 gene encoding WAT1-related protein At5g07050 isoform X2 has protein sequence MEQKKSSIVLVFREFKPHFLMVLAQVGYAFLYFITEASFNHGMSPFLYVTYRHIVAAVVMFPFAFFLERNERPKLTFALFMEIFVLSLVGICVPINMYFASLRYTSPTFVASIVNVIASLTFIIAVVLRYEALDVRDPRGIAKVIGTMLSLSGVMTMTLYKGPTMRNLWRPVIHIPGKSSAAAHENWLKGSLLAVISCVSWSVWYIMQAATLKRYPAQLSLTTWMCFVGAAQSAVFTVLIIGHKPSAWTIGFNIDLWSTLYGGIVIAGLIIYIQLWCTEKKGPVFVTMTTPLCTILAAILAYFVFAS, from the exons ATGGAACAAAAGAAATCTTCTATTGTTCTTGTGTTCAGAGAATTCAAGCCACACTTTCTGATGGTGTTAGCCCAAGTTGGCTATGCATTCTTGTATTTCATCACTGAAGCTTCCTTCAATcatgggatgagtcctttcttgTATGTAACTTACCGCCATATTGTCGCGGCGGTTGTCATGTTCCCATTTGCATTCTTTCTAGAGAG AAATGAGAGACCAAAGCTCACATTTGCTCTGTTCATGgaaatttttgtgctttccttggtTGG GATTTGTGTACCAATCAATATGTACTTTGCAAGCCTGCGGTACACTTCTCCAACCTTTGTTGCTTCCATTGTCAACGTCATAGCTTCCCTTACCTTCATCATTGCCGTAGTACTAAG GTATGAGGCTCTTGATGTTCGAGATCCCCGGGGAATAGCGAAAGTTATAGGGACAATGTTGTCCTTAAGCGGGGTAATGACAATGACACTATACAAAGGACCGACCATGAGAAATTTGTGGCGTCCCGTAATTCATATTCCAGGAAAGAGTTCTGCTGCAGCACATGAGAACTGGCTCAAGGGTTCTCTTCTTGCAGTTATAAGCTGTGTTTCATGGTCTGTCTGGTATATCATGCAG GCAGCCACTTTGAAAAGATATCCAGCACAGTTGTCCCTTACTACATGGATGTGCTTTGTTGGAGCAGCACAATCAGCTGTTTTCACAGTCTTAATTATAGGGCATAAACCTTCAGCTTGGACTATAGGGTTCAACATTGACCTGTGGTCCACATTATATGGT GGAATTGTGATAGCTGGTTTGATAATATACATTCAGCTGTGGTGCACTGAGAAAAAGGGGCCAGTCTTCGTTACAATGACTACCCCCCTTTGTACCATTCTTGCTGCAATTTTAGCATACTTTGTCTTTG CATCATAG
- the LOC112777687 gene encoding WAT1-related protein At5g07050 isoform X1, translated as MEQKKSSIVLVFREFKPHFLMVLAQVGYAFLYFITEASFNHGMSPFLYVTYRHIVAAVVMFPFAFFLERNERPKLTFALFMEIFVLSLVGICVPINMYFASLRYTSPTFVASIVNVIASLTFIIAVVLRYEALDVRDPRGIAKVIGTMLSLSGVMTMTLYKGPTMRNLWRPVIHIPGKSSAAAHENWLKGSLLAVISCVSWSVWYIMQAATLKRYPAQLSLTTWMCFVGAAQSAVFTVLIIGHKPSAWTIGFNIDLWSTLYGGIVIAGLIIYIQLWCTEKKGPVFVTMTTPLCTILAAILAYFVFGEKLYLGSIIGATFVIIGLYLLLWGKEGDQEIHINTKPCSGEDPECRLQSVP; from the exons ATGGAACAAAAGAAATCTTCTATTGTTCTTGTGTTCAGAGAATTCAAGCCACACTTTCTGATGGTGTTAGCCCAAGTTGGCTATGCATTCTTGTATTTCATCACTGAAGCTTCCTTCAATcatgggatgagtcctttcttgTATGTAACTTACCGCCATATTGTCGCGGCGGTTGTCATGTTCCCATTTGCATTCTTTCTAGAGAG AAATGAGAGACCAAAGCTCACATTTGCTCTGTTCATGgaaatttttgtgctttccttggtTGG GATTTGTGTACCAATCAATATGTACTTTGCAAGCCTGCGGTACACTTCTCCAACCTTTGTTGCTTCCATTGTCAACGTCATAGCTTCCCTTACCTTCATCATTGCCGTAGTACTAAG GTATGAGGCTCTTGATGTTCGAGATCCCCGGGGAATAGCGAAAGTTATAGGGACAATGTTGTCCTTAAGCGGGGTAATGACAATGACACTATACAAAGGACCGACCATGAGAAATTTGTGGCGTCCCGTAATTCATATTCCAGGAAAGAGTTCTGCTGCAGCACATGAGAACTGGCTCAAGGGTTCTCTTCTTGCAGTTATAAGCTGTGTTTCATGGTCTGTCTGGTATATCATGCAG GCAGCCACTTTGAAAAGATATCCAGCACAGTTGTCCCTTACTACATGGATGTGCTTTGTTGGAGCAGCACAATCAGCTGTTTTCACAGTCTTAATTATAGGGCATAAACCTTCAGCTTGGACTATAGGGTTCAACATTGACCTGTGGTCCACATTATATGGT GGAATTGTGATAGCTGGTTTGATAATATACATTCAGCTGTGGTGCACTGAGAAAAAGGGGCCAGTCTTCGTTACAATGACTACCCCCCTTTGTACCATTCTTGCTGCAATTTTAGCATACTTTGTCTTTGGTGAGAAACTTTACCTCGGCag CATCATAGGCGCAACTTTTGTCATCATTGGTCTATACTTGCTATTGTGGGGCAAAGAAGGTGACCAAGAGATTCATATCAACACCAAACCGTGCAGTGGTGAAGATCCAGAATGCAGACTACAATCAGTACCTTAG
- the LOC112778735 gene encoding uncharacterized protein translates to MVLAQVGYAFLYFITETSFNHGMSPFLYVTYRHIVAAVIMFPFAFFLERFNEACNMMGVDPFRWKKNWMLSTLSSLSPWFSCSRTSSLPLSAPVSLLSQVSHSSSSSLFVSSLITISHQSRSRAFPALVVVNSRSSRSRDWSSSSLPISSPSHTQSRAFVAIVVLVAAPAEAAGPGADFRCCLLASTFAISFLRTTRSWSPICTKATEHRSAFNKYNIKACAFESNEKICQQNLPAKVKVAKAPKRLKIPHVHCCNKGKQL, encoded by the exons ATGGTGTTAGCCCAAGTTGGCTATGCATTCTTGTATTTCATCACTGAAACTTCCTTCAACcatgggatgagtcctttcttgTATGTAACCTACCGCCATATCGTAGCGGCTGTTATCATGTTCCCATTTGCATTCTTTCTAGAGAG GTTCAATGAAGCCTGTAATATGATGGGAGTGGATCCTTTCCGCTGGAAAAAAAACTGGATGCTGTCAA CTCTCTCATCTCTGTCACCGTGGTTCAGTTGCTCTCGCACAAGCTCTCTCCCTCTCTCGGCTCCGGTCTCTCTACTGTCTCAGGTATCCCACTCAAGCTCGTCGTCTCTCTTTGTGTCGTCACTCATCACCATCTCGCATCAGTCGCGCTCACGCGCCTTTCCTGCCCTCGTCGTCGTCAACAGCAGAAGCAGCAGGTCCCGGGACTGGTCGTCGTCGTCGCTCCCTATCTCGTCACCGTCTCACACTCAATCCCGCGCCTTTGTTGCCATTGTTGTGCTCGTCGCCGCGCCGGCAGAAGCAGCAGGTCCTGGGGCTGATTTTCGTTGTTGTCTTCTTGCTTCGACTTTCGCCATCAGCTTCCTTCGCACAACCAGAAGCTGGTCTCCAATTTG TACAAAGGCAACAGAGCATAGGAGTGCATTCAACAAATACAATATAAAGG CTTGTgcctttgaatcaaatgaaaagatttGTCAACAAAATCTCCCTGCAAAAGTGAAGGTGGCAAAAGCTCCAAAGAGATTGAAGATCCCTCACGTTCATTGCTGCAACAAAGGCAAGCAGCTTTGA